Sequence from the Pirellulales bacterium genome:
GCCATGGACTACACCACGGTCATTGTCGCCGGTGCCAGCGCGCCCGCCCCGTTGCAATACATCGCTCCTTACTCCGGGACCGCGATGGCCGAGTACTTTATGTACAAAGGCGAACACGCACTGATCGTCTATGACGATCTTTCCAAACAAGCCACAGCGTATCGCCAGTTGTCGCTGTTAATGCGGCGTCCCCCCGGACGCGAGGCCTACCCCGGGGACGTGTTTTACGCCCACAGCCGGTTGCTGGAGCGTTCCTCGAAACTGAGCAAGGAACTCGGCGGCGGCTCGCTTACCTCGTTGCCGATCATTGAAACGCTGGAAGGGGAAGTTTCAGCCTATATTCCCACCAACGTGATCTCCATCACCGACGGCCAGATTTACCTGCAGCCGGATTTGTTCTTTGCCGGGCAACGGCCCGCCATGAATGTCGGTATTTCGGTATCACGCGTGGGTGGGGCCGCCCAAATCAAGGCCATGAAAAAGAAAGAAGTCGCGGGGGGGTTGCGGTTGGCCCTGGCCGCGTTTCGCGAGTTGGAGGCCTTTGCCCAATTGGGGACCGACCTGGACGCGGACACCCAAGCTCGCCTGGACCGTGGTTACCGGATGGTGGAACTGCTCAAGCAGGGACAGTACCAGCCGATGAATGTGGTTGATCAGGTGATGAGTATTTTTGCGGCCAATCAAGGGCATTTGGACGCGATTCCCCGCAATGAGGTGGCCGCCTGGGAAAAAGGCTTTTTGACCTTTATGCGGGATCAACACCCCGAAGTGGTCAAGCAAATCACCGACAGCGGCGACCTGGGGGAAGCGACCGTGACCGCCATTAACAACGCTATTCAGCAGTACCAGCAACAATACGCCAGCAAGAAAAAATCGGCCTAGTGCGATGGCACGGGTTTTAGCGCGTAACCCTGTAAACACCACCACAGGCTTCACCACTGGAACTTCATTTTTAATTTTTCATTCTTAATTTTTAATTCACCCCGTACTCATGGCCAAAGCCCGCGCTCTGGATAAACGCCGCAAGTCCGTCAAAAACATCCGCAAAATCACGCGGACGATGGAGTTGATCGCGACCGCCCGCTTTAAAAAAGCGATGGACCGGGCCAGTGCCGCCACGGCGTACACCCGGCGGATTACCCAGTTGGTGGCCGACCTGGCCAATGCCGGGTTAAAGGTTTCGCATCCCCTGCTAGAGGAACGTCCCGAGGTAAAGACCGCGCGGCTGCTGGTCTTGACCGCTAACCGCGGGCTGTGCGGTGGGTATAACGGCAACGTGGTGCGGCAGGGATTATCCCGTTGGGAGGAGCTTCGCTCGACGCTCCCCGCGGCCAAACTAGAGATATCTGGTAAACGGGGAATTTCCGCGTTTAAGTTTCGCGGCCATGCCCCGGATTTGACCTATTTGCACTTTGAGGACAAGCCTAGCTTTGCCCAGGTGGAAGAACTGGCCAACCGTTACTTAGAGGAATTTTTGCGGGGAGAGCTTGACCGGCTGGACGTGGCCTACATGCGGTTTGAGGGGATCGCCCGGCAGACAGCCGTGGTGGAGACACTCTTGCCCTTGGGCGCCATTGCCGGGGCCGCCGCCGCCCAACCCGCCGCGGGGGCCACCACCGATTACGAATTTTTACCATCGGCGGAAAGTATTTTAGAAGAAGTCGTTCCCACCAGCTTTAAGATCAAGCTCTTTAAGTGCTTTCTGGACGCCGCGGTAAGCGAGCAAGTCGCCCGCATGACCGCCATGAAGGCTGCGACCGAAAACGCCGGCGATTTGATCAAAGCGCTGGGTACCGCCTACAACCGCGCCCGCCAAAGCCAGATCACCGGCGAAATCATGGAGATCCTGGGGGGTGTGGAGGCCCTCAAGGCCAAATAAACTGCCGCTGGATCGACACAAATCACGTACATCACACATCTTTTCATAACGTTCCATTAGCGACTTTTATCCTATGGCCACCGCAACAGCACCCACACCCAGCACCGCCAAAAATATCGGACGCGTCACGCAGGTCATCGGCTCCACGTTTGACGTGGAATACGCCGAGGACTCCCTGCCGGCCATTTATAACGCCGTCACCATTGCCGGCAAGTATAAGGGTCTGGATCTCAAACTGATGGGAGAGGTCCAGCAGCACCTAGGCGGGGGACGGGTCCGCTGCGTCGCATTGGGAAGCACCGACGGGCTGTATCGTGGCATGGAATGTGTCGACACTGGCGCGCCGGTGTCGGTTCCCGTGGGAAAGGCCACCCTGGGCCGAGTGTTCAATCTGGTGGGGGAACCCATCGATAATCGCGGCCCCGTCGCGGCGGATGAACGTTGGCCCATTCACCGCGATCCTCCCTCGATTACCGACCTGTCGACCAAGACCGAACTCTTTGAAACCGGTATCAAAGTGATCGACCTGCTGACGCCATTCGTCCGCGGCGGCAAGGCCGGGCTGTTTGGCGGGGCCGGTCTGGGAAAGACGGTTATTCTGACAGAGCTAATCGCTCGTATTGCCAGTAAGCACGGGGGTTACTCGGTCTTTGCGGGGGTCGGTGAACGAACCCGCGAAGGGACCGACCTGTGGCTGGAAATGCAAGAGACCAAAATTGGCCAGACGGGCCGTAGCGTTATCGAACAAACGTGCATGGTCTTTGGCCAGATGAACGAGCCGCCGGGAGCGCGCTTGCGGGTGGCGTTGTCAGCGCTGACCATGGCCGAATACTTCCGCGATTCGACCGGGGCGGATACGCTGTTGTTTGTGGATAACATTTTCCGCTTTTCACAAGCCGGGTCCGAGGTATCGGCTCTGTTGGGCCGGATGCCCAGCGCCGTCGGTTACCAGCCGACCTTGGCGACCGAAATGGGTGCCCTGCAAGAACGAATCGCGTCCACAAATAAAGGGGCGATTACGTCGGTGCAGGCGGTTTACGTTCCCGCGGATGATCCGACCGACCCCGCCCCCGCCACGGCATTCGGCAATTTGGACGCGTTTTTGTACCTGGAACGCTCTATTTCCGAAAAAGGGATTTACCCCGCGGTCGATCCGCTGGCCTCGTCCAGCCGGATTCTCGATCCGCAGTACGTGGGGGCCAAGCATTACGACGTGGCCCGCCGCGTGCAACGCACGCTTCAGCGCTACCGCGAGTTGCAGGACATCATCGCGATCCTGGGCGTGGACGAACTAAGCGAAGAGGACAAACTGGTCGTGCATCGCGCCCGCCGGATGGAGCGGTTCCTGTCGCAACCGTTCTTTGTGGCGGAGGTGTTCACCGGCAAATCCGGCGAATACACGTCTGTCGCGGATACCATTCGCAGCTTTGAGGAAATCGCCGATGGCAAGTGGGACCACCTGCCGGAGCAGGCCTTTATGTACGTTGGCCCGATCGAACAAGCGGCTGAACAAGCCTCCAAGATGGGTAAGAAGTAGCTCGCTGTGACGGCCTTCAAAGAGCCATGTACATTGCCAGCAGAGAAAAATTTCCATTGTAATTCCTGCGGGAGAATGGCATTTGTTCCTTGCGGGCCAAAGGCATTTGATCATTGCGGGCCAAAGGCCCGACCTATCCCAGCCTAGGGCAAGCGCAGCGTCGCCCTAGGTAAAGAGTAAACCACCATCGGTAGGGCCAACGGCCCGATCCATTAACCTTAACTAGATTTCAGAGTAGTTAAGCCCAGTACCTCGGGCGCGAGTGATTGCCGACC
This genomic interval carries:
- the atpA gene encoding F0F1 ATP synthase subunit alpha, encoding MKFKADEIASVLQKEIELYQSQIDVREVGRVLEVGDGIARVYGLSGVMAGEMVEFPNGTAGLAFNLEENSVGVIILGDYLQIREGDEVRSTGRLLSVPVGDAVIGRVLDPLGNPLDGKGPVVTSERRPVETSAPGVAERQPVREPLQTGIKAIDAMTPIGRGQRELIIGDRKTGKTAIAIDAIINQRHSGVKCFYVAVGQKESTVATVIEALRQQGAMDYTTVIVAGASAPAPLQYIAPYSGTAMAEYFMYKGEHALIVYDDLSKQATAYRQLSLLMRRPPGREAYPGDVFYAHSRLLERSSKLSKELGGGSLTSLPIIETLEGEVSAYIPTNVISITDGQIYLQPDLFFAGQRPAMNVGISVSRVGGAAQIKAMKKKEVAGGLRLALAAFRELEAFAQLGTDLDADTQARLDRGYRMVELLKQGQYQPMNVVDQVMSIFAANQGHLDAIPRNEVAAWEKGFLTFMRDQHPEVVKQITDSGDLGEATVTAINNAIQQYQQQYASKKKSA
- the atpG gene encoding ATP synthase F1 subunit gamma, producing the protein MAKARALDKRRKSVKNIRKITRTMELIATARFKKAMDRASAATAYTRRITQLVADLANAGLKVSHPLLEERPEVKTARLLVLTANRGLCGGYNGNVVRQGLSRWEELRSTLPAAKLEISGKRGISAFKFRGHAPDLTYLHFEDKPSFAQVEELANRYLEEFLRGELDRLDVAYMRFEGIARQTAVVETLLPLGAIAGAAAAQPAAGATTDYEFLPSAESILEEVVPTSFKIKLFKCFLDAAVSEQVARMTAMKAATENAGDLIKALGTAYNRARQSQITGEIMEILGGVEALKAK
- the atpD gene encoding F0F1 ATP synthase subunit beta translates to MATATAPTPSTAKNIGRVTQVIGSTFDVEYAEDSLPAIYNAVTIAGKYKGLDLKLMGEVQQHLGGGRVRCVALGSTDGLYRGMECVDTGAPVSVPVGKATLGRVFNLVGEPIDNRGPVAADERWPIHRDPPSITDLSTKTELFETGIKVIDLLTPFVRGGKAGLFGGAGLGKTVILTELIARIASKHGGYSVFAGVGERTREGTDLWLEMQETKIGQTGRSVIEQTCMVFGQMNEPPGARLRVALSALTMAEYFRDSTGADTLLFVDNIFRFSQAGSEVSALLGRMPSAVGYQPTLATEMGALQERIASTNKGAITSVQAVYVPADDPTDPAPATAFGNLDAFLYLERSISEKGIYPAVDPLASSSRILDPQYVGAKHYDVARRVQRTLQRYRELQDIIAILGVDELSEEDKLVVHRARRMERFLSQPFFVAEVFTGKSGEYTSVADTIRSFEEIADGKWDHLPEQAFMYVGPIEQAAEQASKMGKK